The following coding sequences lie in one Kamptonema formosum PCC 6407 genomic window:
- a CDS encoding type II toxin-antitoxin system HigB family toxin, translated as MHIISYRRMREYSESHADCREVLDNWFKIATKAKWSNLVEVQSVFPKAEAVGNFTVFNIKGNN; from the coding sequence ATGCACATAATCAGCTATCGGCGGATGCGTGAATATAGCGAAAGTCATGCTGATTGTCGGGAAGTCTTAGATAACTGGTTTAAAATTGCTACCAAAGCCAAATGGTCAAATTTAGTTGAGGTGCAATCTGTTTTTCCTAAAGCTGAAGCGGTAGGAAATTTTACAGTTTTTAACATCAAAGGTAATAATTGA
- a CDS encoding ribbon-helix-helix domain-containing protein, which translates to MTQAEKISISLPTSLVKFIETYKITKGCQSPSQVIEVALELLQNQELESAYRQASSEIDSAWDITIADGLTDETW; encoded by the coding sequence ATGACGCAAGCTGAAAAAATCTCTATTTCCTTACCAACATCGCTAGTAAAATTTATTGAAACCTACAAAATTACTAAAGGATGCCAATCACCCTCCCAAGTAATTGAAGTAGCTTTGGAGTTATTGCAGAATCAGGAACTAGAATCCGCTTATCGACAAGCATCTAGTGAAATTGACTCCGCTTGGGATATAACAATTGCCGATGGATTAACAGATGAAACGTGGTGA
- a CDS encoding type II toxin-antitoxin system VapC family toxin, which yields MSETVYIETSILGYLTARNTKNLILAANMEVTRDWWEFRRSNFNLYISQVVLDEIAQGDSEIAAQRLEIVRDFPLLELNQAVRDLAGQFLTRSNLPPKAADDAVHIATATVHDLDYLLTWNCKHIANAQIQRKLAEISLDFGYQLPLICTPYELLGG from the coding sequence ATGAGTGAAACTGTCTACATCGAAACCAGTATCTTAGGCTACCTCACCGCCAGAAACACCAAAAACTTGATTCTAGCTGCAAACATGGAGGTAACACGAGATTGGTGGGAATTTCGGCGAAGCAATTTCAATCTCTACATCTCACAAGTTGTTTTGGATGAAATAGCACAAGGGGATTCAGAGATTGCGGCTCAACGTTTGGAGATAGTTCGCGACTTTCCATTGCTTGAACTCAATCAAGCTGTACGAGACTTAGCAGGACAATTTCTCACACGCAGCAATCTTCCTCCCAAAGCTGCTGATGATGCAGTTCATATTGCAACAGCTACCGTTCACGATTTAGATTACCTGCTAACATGGAACTGTAAGCATATCGCTAACGCTCAAATTCAGAGAAAACTTGCAGAAATTAGTCTTGATTTCGGATACCAATTACCGCTAATTTGTACGCCTTACGAACTACTAGGAGGTTAA
- a CDS encoding helix-turn-helix domain-containing protein — MLIVLIERFEKEYYAPIVTVTPHSLLLFLMEQRALKPADLVGIIGDEAGVYELVNGQRDISKEQALILGSFFYVEPSLFTN; from the coding sequence TTGTTGATTGTATTAATTGAAAGATTTGAGAAAGAATACTATGCACCTATAGTTACAGTTACACCTCATTCATTGTTACTATTTTTGATGGAACAGCGAGCGCTAAAACCTGCGGATTTGGTGGGAATTATTGGCGATGAAGCAGGAGTTTATGAATTGGTTAATGGCCAGCGAGATATCAGCAAAGAGCAGGCCTTGATTCTGGGTAGTTTTTTTTATGTGGAGCCGAGTTTGTTTACTAATTAA
- a CDS encoding type II toxin-antitoxin system PemK/MazF family toxin, with the protein MKRGEIYYANLSPAIGSEMDKRRPVLLVSNDANNRAADTVTILPITSNVTRVYPFEVLINPEDSGLPKPSKVQAQQVRTISKQRIDADVLGNLSQEVMQLVDAALKLHLKLD; encoded by the coding sequence ATGAAACGTGGTGAAATTTACTACGCAAATCTCAGCCCTGCGATTGGATCTGAGATGGATAAACGCCGTCCTGTGCTATTGGTAAGCAACGATGCAAATAACCGCGCCGCCGATACAGTTACAATTCTGCCAATCACCTCTAATGTGACTCGCGTTTACCCTTTTGAGGTTTTAATCAATCCAGAGGATAGCGGTTTACCCAAACCTTCCAAAGTACAAGCGCAGCAGGTGCGGACAATTTCTAAACAACGGATTGATGCGGATGTACTAGGAAACTTGAGTCAGGAAGTCATGCAATTGGTAGATGCGGCTCTCAAACTCCACTTAAAGTTAGATTAA